One Archocentrus centrarchus isolate MPI-CPG fArcCen1 chromosome 14, fArcCen1, whole genome shotgun sequence DNA window includes the following coding sequences:
- the gdpd5a gene encoding glycerophosphodiester phosphodiesterase domain-containing protein 5 isoform X2 — protein sequence MVKHQPLQVYEKQVFVSFVTGIYGCRWKRYQRSQDQSSRWECMWFIILCSSFLLLLFWAYFWLMAQNDFNDFNWLVYNHSGEWRDETLPILASTTVGFSYITFLLILALFHISLGQQLNLYWVHKIGVLATLLTTISGVIFVDDLWGDEWDILLVSLQSTAPFLHLGALATVTAISWLVAGYVVRRERSNIQVMVLFIYIVILLALCLAPLTFTCPCIMDRHSLKPRPNIIGRRGAPMLAPENTVVSFNRALQHGVSSLEADVTISVDGIPFLMRDRTLRRTTDVSKIFPARQYEDASLFNWTEIRALNAGHWFLESDPYWTVASLTARDRSRIGNQTVCSLVEMLRLAARANSSALLNIHKPPPDHPRYRSWFMDTLWAVQKAGISLKRVTWTPDTDRGKVRGLHQTTSEKLSVEEIKLRGITSLTLHYSKASHKEIQEYLANNVSVTVYPVNEPWLYSILWCSGVPSVSSDAPHVLRKVPYPIWLMSQSAYNFIWMTSDLVSLAVVIGVFFFQNYHMIRWKMSGMQNYNPEQIMLSAVVRRSSRDVNIMKEKLIFSELNNGLSSTEELSLYPENGHVRHSHGSLSR from the exons TGGGAGTGCATGTGGTTCATCATCTTGTGCAGTTCctttcttctgcttctgttttgggccTACTTCTGGTTGATGGCTCAAAATGATTTTAACGACTTCAACTG GCTGGTCTATAACCATTCTGGAGAATGGAGAGATGAGACACTCCCCATCCTTGCATCCACCACTGTGGGATTCAGCTACATCACTTTCCTATTG ATCTTAGCACTTTTCCATATATCCTTGGGCCAGCAGCTGAATCTCTACTGGGTTCACAAG ATTGGGGTGCTGGCTACACTGCTCACCACTATCTCTGGAGTCATTTTTGTTGATGACTTATGGGGAGATGAGTGGGACATTCTGCTTGTGTCACTGCAG tccacagcacctttcCTGCATCTTGGTGCCCTGGCAACAGTGACAGCTATCAGCTGGTTGGTAGCTGGATATGTTGTCCGCAGAGAGAGATCCA ATATCCAGGTGATGGTGTTGTTTATCTACATTGTAATCCTCCTTGCTCTCTGTTTGGCACCACTCACATTCACCTGCCCCTGCATCATGGACCGTCATAGCCTCAAACCACGACCAAACATCATTGGCCGGCGGGGAGCTCCTATG CTGGCTCCAGAGAACACCGTGGTGTCCTTTAACAGAGCCCTGCAGCATGGAGTCAGCTCCTTGGAGGCTGATGTCACTATTAG TGTGGACGGGATTCCCTTCCTCATGCGAGATCGCACTTTGAGGCGGACCACAGATGTCAGTAAGATCTTTCCAGCCAGACAGTATGAAGATGCCTCCTTATTTAACTGGACAGAGATACGCGCTCTAAATGCAGGCCACTGGTTTTTGGAG AGTGACCCCTACTGGACAGTAGCATCCCTGACAGCGAGGGATCGGAGCAGGATAGGCAACCAGACGGTTTGCAGTCTGGTGGAGATGCTTCGTCTGGCTGCCAGGGCCAACAGCTCTGCACTGCTCAACATCCACAAGCCTCCACCAGATCACCCGCGATACCGAAGCTGGTTCATGGACACGCTGTGGGCTGTGCAGAAAGCTGGGATTTCCCTGAAGAGG GTGACGTGGACCCCCGACACAGACAGGGGGAAGGTGCGAGGGCTTCACCAGACCACAAGTGAGAAGCTGTCAGTGGAGGAGATAAAGCTGAGGGGAATTACAAGTCTAACCCTCCACTACAGCAAGGCTAGCCACAAAGAGATACA GGAGTACCTGGCCAATAATGTGAGTGTGACTGTCTACCCAGTGAACGAGCCCTGGCTCTACTCCATTCTGTGGTGTAGTGGGGTGCCTTCTGTGTCTTCCGATGCCCCCCATGTCCTCCGAAAGGTGCCTTATCCCATCTGGCTCATG AGCCAGAGCGCTTATAACTTCATCTGGATGACTTCAGATCTAGTCTCCCTCGCCGTAGTCATAggggttttctttttccagaa CTATCATATGATCAG GTGGAAGATGAGCGGGATGCAAAACTATAACCCAGAACAAATTATGCTGAGCGCTGTGGTGCGAAGGTCTAGCCGTGACGTCAACATCATGAAGGAGAAGCTCATATTCTCAG AGCTTAACAATGGGCTCAGCAGTACAGAGGAGCTCTCTCTGTATCCCGAGAATGGACACGTCAGACATTCTCATGGAAGCCTGAGTCGCTGA
- the gdpd5a gene encoding glycerophosphodiester phosphodiesterase domain-containing protein 5 isoform X3 — protein sequence MVKHQPLQVYEKQVFVSFVTGIYGCRWKRYQRSQDQSSRWECMWFIILCSSFLLLLFWAYFWLMAQNDFNDFNWLVYNHSGEWRDETLPILASTTVGFSYITFLLILALFHISLGQQLNLYWVHKIGVLATLLTTISGVIFVDDLWGDEWDILLVSLQSTAPFLHLGALATVTAISWLVAGYVVRRERSNIQVMVLFIYIVILLALCLAPLTFTCPCIMDRHSLKPRPNIIGRRGAPMLAPENTVVSFNRALQHGVSSLEADVTISVDGIPFLMRDRTLRRTTDVSKIFPARQYEDASLFNWTEIRALNAGHWFLESDPYWTVASLTARDRSRIGNQTVCSLVEMLRLAARANSSALLNIHKPPPDHPRYRSWFMDTLWAVQKAGISLKRVRTVTWTPDTDRGKVRGLHQTTSEKLSVEEIKLRGITSLTLHYSKASHKEIQEYLANNVSVTVYPVNEPWLYSILWCSGVPSVSSDAPHVLRKVPYPIWLMSQSAYNFIWMTSDLVSLAVVIGVFFFQKWKMSGMQNYNPEQIMLSAVVRRSSRDVNIMKEKLIFSELNNGLSSTEELSLYPENGHVRHSHGSLSR from the exons TGGGAGTGCATGTGGTTCATCATCTTGTGCAGTTCctttcttctgcttctgttttgggccTACTTCTGGTTGATGGCTCAAAATGATTTTAACGACTTCAACTG GCTGGTCTATAACCATTCTGGAGAATGGAGAGATGAGACACTCCCCATCCTTGCATCCACCACTGTGGGATTCAGCTACATCACTTTCCTATTG ATCTTAGCACTTTTCCATATATCCTTGGGCCAGCAGCTGAATCTCTACTGGGTTCACAAG ATTGGGGTGCTGGCTACACTGCTCACCACTATCTCTGGAGTCATTTTTGTTGATGACTTATGGGGAGATGAGTGGGACATTCTGCTTGTGTCACTGCAG tccacagcacctttcCTGCATCTTGGTGCCCTGGCAACAGTGACAGCTATCAGCTGGTTGGTAGCTGGATATGTTGTCCGCAGAGAGAGATCCA ATATCCAGGTGATGGTGTTGTTTATCTACATTGTAATCCTCCTTGCTCTCTGTTTGGCACCACTCACATTCACCTGCCCCTGCATCATGGACCGTCATAGCCTCAAACCACGACCAAACATCATTGGCCGGCGGGGAGCTCCTATG CTGGCTCCAGAGAACACCGTGGTGTCCTTTAACAGAGCCCTGCAGCATGGAGTCAGCTCCTTGGAGGCTGATGTCACTATTAG TGTGGACGGGATTCCCTTCCTCATGCGAGATCGCACTTTGAGGCGGACCACAGATGTCAGTAAGATCTTTCCAGCCAGACAGTATGAAGATGCCTCCTTATTTAACTGGACAGAGATACGCGCTCTAAATGCAGGCCACTGGTTTTTGGAG AGTGACCCCTACTGGACAGTAGCATCCCTGACAGCGAGGGATCGGAGCAGGATAGGCAACCAGACGGTTTGCAGTCTGGTGGAGATGCTTCGTCTGGCTGCCAGGGCCAACAGCTCTGCACTGCTCAACATCCACAAGCCTCCACCAGATCACCCGCGATACCGAAGCTGGTTCATGGACACGCTGTGGGCTGTGCAGAAAGCTGGGATTTCCCTGAAGAGGGTGAGGACT GTGACGTGGACCCCCGACACAGACAGGGGGAAGGTGCGAGGGCTTCACCAGACCACAAGTGAGAAGCTGTCAGTGGAGGAGATAAAGCTGAGGGGAATTACAAGTCTAACCCTCCACTACAGCAAGGCTAGCCACAAAGAGATACA GGAGTACCTGGCCAATAATGTGAGTGTGACTGTCTACCCAGTGAACGAGCCCTGGCTCTACTCCATTCTGTGGTGTAGTGGGGTGCCTTCTGTGTCTTCCGATGCCCCCCATGTCCTCCGAAAGGTGCCTTATCCCATCTGGCTCATG AGCCAGAGCGCTTATAACTTCATCTGGATGACTTCAGATCTAGTCTCCCTCGCCGTAGTCATAggggttttctttttccagaa GTGGAAGATGAGCGGGATGCAAAACTATAACCCAGAACAAATTATGCTGAGCGCTGTGGTGCGAAGGTCTAGCCGTGACGTCAACATCATGAAGGAGAAGCTCATATTCTCAG AGCTTAACAATGGGCTCAGCAGTACAGAGGAGCTCTCTCTGTATCCCGAGAATGGACACGTCAGACATTCTCATGGAAGCCTGAGTCGCTGA
- the gdpd5a gene encoding glycerophosphodiester phosphodiesterase domain-containing protein 5 isoform X1 — MVKHQPLQVYEKQVFVSFVTGIYGCRWKRYQRSQDQSSRWECMWFIILCSSFLLLLFWAYFWLMAQNDFNDFNWLVYNHSGEWRDETLPILASTTVGFSYITFLLILALFHISLGQQLNLYWVHKIGVLATLLTTISGVIFVDDLWGDEWDILLVSLQSTAPFLHLGALATVTAISWLVAGYVVRRERSNIQVMVLFIYIVILLALCLAPLTFTCPCIMDRHSLKPRPNIIGRRGAPMLAPENTVVSFNRALQHGVSSLEADVTISVDGIPFLMRDRTLRRTTDVSKIFPARQYEDASLFNWTEIRALNAGHWFLESDPYWTVASLTARDRSRIGNQTVCSLVEMLRLAARANSSALLNIHKPPPDHPRYRSWFMDTLWAVQKAGISLKRVRTVTWTPDTDRGKVRGLHQTTSEKLSVEEIKLRGITSLTLHYSKASHKEIQEYLANNVSVTVYPVNEPWLYSILWCSGVPSVSSDAPHVLRKVPYPIWLMSQSAYNFIWMTSDLVSLAVVIGVFFFQNYHMIRWKMSGMQNYNPEQIMLSAVVRRSSRDVNIMKEKLIFSELNNGLSSTEELSLYPENGHVRHSHGSLSR, encoded by the exons TGGGAGTGCATGTGGTTCATCATCTTGTGCAGTTCctttcttctgcttctgttttgggccTACTTCTGGTTGATGGCTCAAAATGATTTTAACGACTTCAACTG GCTGGTCTATAACCATTCTGGAGAATGGAGAGATGAGACACTCCCCATCCTTGCATCCACCACTGTGGGATTCAGCTACATCACTTTCCTATTG ATCTTAGCACTTTTCCATATATCCTTGGGCCAGCAGCTGAATCTCTACTGGGTTCACAAG ATTGGGGTGCTGGCTACACTGCTCACCACTATCTCTGGAGTCATTTTTGTTGATGACTTATGGGGAGATGAGTGGGACATTCTGCTTGTGTCACTGCAG tccacagcacctttcCTGCATCTTGGTGCCCTGGCAACAGTGACAGCTATCAGCTGGTTGGTAGCTGGATATGTTGTCCGCAGAGAGAGATCCA ATATCCAGGTGATGGTGTTGTTTATCTACATTGTAATCCTCCTTGCTCTCTGTTTGGCACCACTCACATTCACCTGCCCCTGCATCATGGACCGTCATAGCCTCAAACCACGACCAAACATCATTGGCCGGCGGGGAGCTCCTATG CTGGCTCCAGAGAACACCGTGGTGTCCTTTAACAGAGCCCTGCAGCATGGAGTCAGCTCCTTGGAGGCTGATGTCACTATTAG TGTGGACGGGATTCCCTTCCTCATGCGAGATCGCACTTTGAGGCGGACCACAGATGTCAGTAAGATCTTTCCAGCCAGACAGTATGAAGATGCCTCCTTATTTAACTGGACAGAGATACGCGCTCTAAATGCAGGCCACTGGTTTTTGGAG AGTGACCCCTACTGGACAGTAGCATCCCTGACAGCGAGGGATCGGAGCAGGATAGGCAACCAGACGGTTTGCAGTCTGGTGGAGATGCTTCGTCTGGCTGCCAGGGCCAACAGCTCTGCACTGCTCAACATCCACAAGCCTCCACCAGATCACCCGCGATACCGAAGCTGGTTCATGGACACGCTGTGGGCTGTGCAGAAAGCTGGGATTTCCCTGAAGAGGGTGAGGACT GTGACGTGGACCCCCGACACAGACAGGGGGAAGGTGCGAGGGCTTCACCAGACCACAAGTGAGAAGCTGTCAGTGGAGGAGATAAAGCTGAGGGGAATTACAAGTCTAACCCTCCACTACAGCAAGGCTAGCCACAAAGAGATACA GGAGTACCTGGCCAATAATGTGAGTGTGACTGTCTACCCAGTGAACGAGCCCTGGCTCTACTCCATTCTGTGGTGTAGTGGGGTGCCTTCTGTGTCTTCCGATGCCCCCCATGTCCTCCGAAAGGTGCCTTATCCCATCTGGCTCATG AGCCAGAGCGCTTATAACTTCATCTGGATGACTTCAGATCTAGTCTCCCTCGCCGTAGTCATAggggttttctttttccagaa CTATCATATGATCAG GTGGAAGATGAGCGGGATGCAAAACTATAACCCAGAACAAATTATGCTGAGCGCTGTGGTGCGAAGGTCTAGCCGTGACGTCAACATCATGAAGGAGAAGCTCATATTCTCAG AGCTTAACAATGGGCTCAGCAGTACAGAGGAGCTCTCTCTGTATCCCGAGAATGGACACGTCAGACATTCTCATGGAAGCCTGAGTCGCTGA
- the samsn1b gene encoding SAM domain-containing protein SAMSN-1b: MNLFCFTLEGSTESMYEPANNQKLKEVLPKYHFSPVLLRRNAGWGGSDPSITSIQPQGKIKLKRDSKRSGMPTPLLEKEILEKDIHHTCWMSCGDKKDLFHQTKAQKEEMCEATCLSSKLTTEDSVRNRTRLDLPAQGTKTTADTSESIKTTRRLRKLQNLVQTKSGAGKGKSTSKSNDSDVGNNNNPVLTCMGRRRRTERRLSKTASLPQQLMQQQARDLHKDPEEDGTWSPRVGNYLWSPFDYPQIHTSFYQKCHEPRHELCGLRHTTEWDRFETLMQEMDRKQSSLSPPQMIHSITDLHLYQNTLTRFERFEALRQHPPLMKPQDNESCPQTWEQNGELTKSRPQRTEMESLSQSDRRHVEASPEETRTIVSNRHVQKGEAEKREADRGRPITKARSRSTNSLESLYSLNSGQSSSSGVTSGSDCSSNRNSLRLEDDLLCTRQFCGRARVHTEYVPSPYDTESLKLTVGDVIDIIAKPPMGIWTGMLNGRVGNFKFIYVDVLRKETSGTHLETHLHRVRHKSTVQEVLKRLSLEEYSTCLQLGGYQTVDDLMRLRENHLMELNVTDPEHRQRLLAAVNSLQQLRSGCQLENEADREAGSSSENRDSGCPMPSDSPDSITEEAHLHFLSDATAS, from the exons ATGAACCTGTTCTGCTTCACGCTG GAGGGCTCCACAGAAAGCATGTATGAACCAGCAAACAATCAAAAACTCAAGGAAGTGCTGCCCAAGTACCATTTCAGTCCTGTTCTTCTGAGGCGCAATGCTGGCTGGGGTGGCTCAGATCCATCAATCACTTCT ATCCAACCTCAGggtaaaataaagttaaaaagagACAGCAAAAG GTCAGGTATGCCAACACCACTCTTGGAAAAAGAAATATTAG AAAAAGACATTCATCATACCTGCTGGATGTCATGTGGTGACAAGAAGGACTTATTTCATCAAACAAAAGCCCAgaaagaag AGATGTGTGAAGCTACCTGCCTCAGCAGCAAGCTGACAACAGAAGACAGCGTGAGGAACAGGACACGGTTAGATCTGCCAGCTCAG GGCACTAAAACTACAGCTGATACATCAGAATCAATAAAAACCACAAGAAGACTAAGGAAGTTACAAAATTTAGTGCAAACAAAGAGTGGAGCTGGAAAGGGAAAGAGCACATCTAAGAGTAATG ATTCAGATGTTGGGAACAACAACAATCCAGTGCTAACCTGCATGGGCCGCaggaggaggacagagaggaggctCTCTAAGACTGCTTCACTGCCACAGCAGCTGATGCAGCAACAGGCCAGGGACCTCCATAAAGATCCAGAGGAGGATGGCACGTGGAGCCCGAGGGTTGGAAATTATCTGTGGAGTCCTTTCGACTATCCACAGATCCACACGTCCTTCTATCAAAAATGCCACGAACCTCGGCATGAACTGTGTGGGCTGCGTCACACCACAGAATGGGACCGTTTTGAGACCCTCATGCAGGAAATGGACAGAAAACAATCGAGTCTGTCTCCTCCTCAAATGATCCACTCCATCACAGATCTGCATCTCTACCAAAACACA TTGACCAGATTTGAGCGATTTGAAGCCTTAAGACAGCACCCGCCTTTAATGAAACCACAGGATAATGAAAGTTGTCCG CAAACGTGGGAGCAGAATGGTGAGCTGACCAAATCGAGACCACAGAGGACAGAGATGGAGAGTCTATCACAGAGCGACAGGAGGCACGTCGAGGCCTCCCCAGAGGAAACGCGAACAATCGTCTCT AACAGACATGTGCAGAAAGGTGAagcagagaagagggaggctgaCCGCGGGAGGCCAATTACTAAAGCACGTAGTAGGTCCACTAACTCTCTGGAAAGCCTCTACAGCCTCAACAGCGGACAAAGCTCCTCAA GTGGAGTTACCAGTGGGTCAGACTGTTCCAGTAACAGAAACAGTCTGAGGCTAGAGGATGATCTGTTGTGCACAAGACAGTTTTGTGGCAGAGCAAGAGTCCATACAGAGTATGTGCCAAGTCCATATGACACCGAGTCCCTCAAACTCACG GTGGGAGATGTAATCGACATCATAGCCAAGCCCCCCATGGGAATATGGACAGGCATGCTGAATGGCAGAGTAGGAAATTTCAAGTTCATCTATGTGGATGTACTGAGGAAAGAGACTTCTGGGACACACCTGGAAACACACCTCCACCGAGTGAGACACAAATCGACTGTGCAGGAAGTGTTGAAGCGTCTCAGTTTAGAG GAGTATTCCACATGTTTGCAGCTGGGTGGTTACCAAACAGTAGATGATTTGATGAGGCTGAGGGAGAATCATCTGATGGAGCTTAATGTGACTGATCCAGAGCACAGGCAACGTCTGCTCGCCGCTGTCAACTCCCTGCAGCAACTGCGCT CTGGCTGTCAGCTGGAGAATGAGGCCGATCGAGAGGCCGGGAGCTCCAGTGAGAACAGGGACTCTGGCTGCCCCATGCCATCTGACAGCCCCGACAGCATCACAGAGGAAGCAcaccttcattttctctctgacGCGACAGCTTCATAA